ACGCCGTGCTGGCGGCGGCTGAAACGGCTGGAAGACGACGGCTATATCAAGGACTACCAGGCCAATCTCGACCGCCGCAAGCTGGGGCTGGACGTGCTGGCCTTCGTGCAGATCCGCTTCAGCGCGCACGGCGGCAACGAGCCGAACGCGTTCGAGGCGGCGATGTGCGCGCAGCCGCAGGTGCTGTCCTGTCACAAGATCACCGGTGACGCCGACTATCTGCTGCAGGTGGTGGCCACGTCATTGGACGCCTACAGCGAGTTTGTCGAGAACGTGCTGCGGCAGATGCCGGGGGTGGCGTCCATCCACTCCAGCCTGGCGCTGCGCGAGGTGAAGGCCGGCAGCCGCCTGCCGGTGTAGTTGCATTACGGTGAAAGGTTGGCCGCAAGCGGGTGCAGTGCTTGCGGCCAACCTTGTGGCTTGCCGGCGGGTGAATGGGAGTTGCCCGGGCCGGCGTCTCAGTAGTCGGTGTAACCCTTTTCGCCCGGCGTGTAGAAGGTCGCAAAATCCGGCGCCACCAGCTCCTGGCCCGACTTCAGCTTGGCGACCAGATCCGGATTCGAGATGAACGGACGACCGAACGCCACCAGGTCGCCACGCTGCGCGTCGAGATCGGCCTCGGCGCGGGCGACATCGTAGCCGCCGGAGAGTATGTATTGCCCGTTGAACGCGGCACGCAGCCTGGCTTTCAATTTGGGGCTGACTTCCGGCGCGCCCATCGCGCTGTGATCCACGACGTGGATATAGAGCAGGCCAAGCGCGTTCAACTCGTCGATCAGACGCAGGTACACATCATCCATCTCGGCATCCGGCATCTGGGCATTGAAGACGCCATACGGCGAGATCCGCATGCCGACGCGCCCGGCGCCAATGGCGGCGACGGTCGCCCTGGCGACTTCGACTGCGAAGCGGATGCGGTTTTCGACCGAGCCGCCCCAGCGATCTTGACGCTGATTGGACGCCGTATTCAGGAACTGGTCGATCAGGTAACCGTTGGCCGCATGCAGTTCGACGCCATCGAAACCGGCCTGTATCGCCAGTTTGGCCGACGCCGCATATTCGGCGATGCTCTGCGCAATGTCCACCTCGCTCATTTCGCGTGGTACAGGATGCGGCTGCATGCCGTCGCTGTCAGTCCACATCTCGCCGGGAACGGCGACCGCCGAGGGCGCCAGGACGCTGGCGCCGGGCGGCATGTTCGCGGGATGGCTTACCCGCCCGGTGTGCATCAATTGCACAAAAATCCTGCCGCCGGCCTGATGGACGCCATCGGTCACCCGTTGCCAGCCCTGCACCTGTTCTGCGTTGAACAGTCCGGGGATACGTGCGTAACCCAGGCCGTTGGGTGAGGGCGAGGTGCCTTCGGTAATGATCAGTCCGGCCTCCGCCCGCAGGCGGTAGTACTGCGCCATCAGTTCATTGGGCAGGTTGCCGGGTGCGCGGCTGCGCGTCAGCGGTGCCATGACGATGCGGTTCTTCAGCGTCAGGCGGCCAAGCTCGGTGGGGGTGAAGAGCGTGCTGCTCATGAAAATCTCCAGGGGATGTCGTTCGGTGTCAGAGGGCAAGCAGTCGCGGCGCGGGCTGGCCGGTCTGCATCGTGGTGAACAGCTCGGCGCGTGCCGTGTCGTATCGCTCCCAGAGGCCGGTATCGGCCATGGACGGCAACGTGACCGACTCGCCCTGGTCGAAACCGGCCAAGGCGGCGTCGACCAGATGCTCGGCAGACATCACCGTGTCTGGCGCCAGTGCGGCCAGCGGCACCCCGGAGATGTCCCAAAGATCGGTGGCGGTGGCGGCAGGCAGCACCACCTGGACCCGGACGCCGGTATTCGCCAGTTCCTGCTGCAGGCCGCGGCTGAAATTGAGCACGAAAGCCTTGGTGCCGCTGTAGACGGCGCTGACCGGCAGCGCATGCAGCGCTAGTGCCGAGGCAATGTTGATGATGACGCCATCGTTGCGTGCCTTGAATGCGGGCAGCACAGCATGCGTCAAGCGCGTCAGGGTGGTGATGTTCAATGCGATCTGCGACAGCGAGTCTTGCAGCGGTGCGTCGGCAGCCGGGCTCAGCCTGGCGATGCCGGCGTTGTTCACCAGCACCCGGATGGCGGGATTGCTTGCGAGCACGGTTTCCAGCTGCGTGAGGCCGGCTTCTTGCTCCAGGTCGGCCACCAGCGTTTCGGCCTTGATGTCGTAAGTCTGCTCAAGCTTGGTGGCGAGCGTCTGCAGGCGGTCACCTCGGCGGGCAACGAGCAAGAGGTCATAGCCGCGCCGGGCAAGACGATCGGCGTAGACGGCGCCAATGCCGGATGAAGCGCCGGTGACAACTGCGATTTTTCTGGATGCGTTCATGGTTTTCTTCTGTCGGTCTGGTGGGTAAAAACGGGGGGCTTGATGGAGACGGTTCACAACATCTTGACGACCACTTTGCCCTTGGATCGCCCTTGGGCAAGGTACTCAAGCGCCTCCTTGGCCTGCTCGAACGGAAACACCTTGTCGATCACGGGCTTGATGCGCTGGGTTTCGAGCAGCTTGCCGATTTCGGTGAGTTGGGCGCCGTCGGGGTGCATGAACAGAAACGAGTAGCTGACGTCCCGCTGCTTCGCGAGACGCATGATCTTGCGGCTCATCAACCCGAACACGAACCGCAGCACGAAGTTCAAGCGCTTGGCACGCGCGAAGGCGGCGTCCAGCGGCCCGATCAGCGAGATGATCCTGCTTCCCGGTTTGAGGATGGCGATGGACTTCTCGATCGCGTCGCCCCTGACGGTGCCAAGTACCGCGTCGTAGTCGCGCAGCACGTTCTCGAATGCCTGCTGCTTGTAGTCGACCACCTCGTCTGCGCCCAGGCTGCGCACCAGTTCGACGTTACCGGTACTGGTGGTGGTGCCCACCGTGGCGCCAAGGTGCTTGGCCAGCTGGATCGCAAAGGTGCCGATCCCGCCGGCACCTGCAGGGATGAACACCTTCTGGCTGGCCTGAAGACTGGCGCGTTCCTTCAGCGCTTGCCACGAGGTGAGGCCGACCATCGGGATAGCCGCGGCCTGCACGAAGTCCAGGTTGGCCGGCTTCAGCGCGGCGGCGCGCTCCGGCACCACCGCGAACTCGGCAATGGCCCCTGTGCCGAGGTCGAAGATGCTGGCGAAGACGGCGTCGCCCGGCTTGAAACGGGTCACGTTGCGGCCAACCTCGGTCACCACGCCGGCCAGATCGCTGCCCAGCGTGGCCGGCAGCTGGAAGTGCAGCACCGGTTTGAACATCCCGGTCGGAATCATGTTGTCGATCGGGTTCACGCTGGCAGCGTGGACTTGCACCAGCAGTTCGTCGCCCTTCAGCGTGGGGCGGGGTACCTCGGCGAGCCCGATCCCGGGCGACTTGCCATAGCGTTTGAAGGTGAGGGCTTTCATGGTTTGATTGTTCATCCCTGGTTTTTCATTCTGGTCGGATCAGATCAGTCTGCGAGGAAGTCCAGCACCGCCGGCACAAAGGCCCGGTAGTGCTGGAAGACGCCGCCGTGGCCGGAATCGGGATAGATCGTGAGTCGGGCATTCGGCAGGCGGCGAGCCATGTCGGCCGAATGGCTGCTGTCGACCATCAGGTCACGGTCGCCGTTGGCGACGAAAACCGGTTGCGTGATCACCGACAGGTCGTCGGGCGCACTCAGCCCCGCCGCTCTGATGGCTTGCAGCTGGGCACGCCGGGCCTGCAGGGAAATGGGCTTGTCACGGTTTTGGATGCGTTCCTTCAGCCGGGCGAAATAGTCTTTCGCCGCGCGCTTGCCCTCCGGGGTGCGGGGGAAGAACAGGAAATTCCTCGGATCGCTCCAGGTCAACGCCGCCTTGAGGTAGGCGGTGACGGCAATTCTGGTGATCTTGTCGATACCGCCGCCGCCACGTGGCCCCGTGCCGGCAAGCACGATCCGGCGCACGAGGTCGGGCGCCTGCAAGGCCACCATTTGCGCGACGCCGCCACCCAGGGAGAAGCCGAGCAGATCGACCTTCTGGAGTCCCAAGGCGCGGATGAAGGCGATGGCATCGCGCCCCATCTCCTCGATGGTGTGCGGTACCGATCCGCCCGAGGCGCCGACCCCGCGATTGTCGAAGGTGATCACCCGGCGCTGCGCGGCGATGCCGTCGATCACGCGCGGGTCCCAGTCGTCGAGCACGGCCATCAGGTGGTGCAGGAAGATCACCGGCACGCCGGCGTCGGGGCCGAGCTCACGGTAGGCGAAAGCCACCCCGCCAACGGCTAGCGTGCGGGTCGGGACATCCTTCCATGTCACCTTGCCCATCGGCCGCGCCGCAGTGGCGGCGCCGATGCCTGACGATGCCCCGCTTGCCGGAGCGATACCTGTATTGTTCGTGCCCATCGATGAAATCTCCGTGCGGGTGGATTGCTGGTCGTCGAAGTGTTAGTATCAAACTGATACGAACAATACTACCAATCTGAAAGTAAGTCACTATCAAAATAGTATGGACAATGAAAATAGTTGCGATAACCCGTGCCCGATCGCGCGCAGCCTGGCTGTCGCCGGTGACGCGTGGAGCATATTGATCCTGCGGGACGCCCACGCCGGCCTCACGCGCTTTGACCAATTCCGGAAAAGCTTAGGCATTGCACCGACGATGCTGACCCGCCGGCTGGCGGCACTGACCGAGGAGGGCTTGCTGGAGAAGCGGCGCTACTCGGAACACCCGCCGCGCGAGGAGTATCTGCTGACCGCTGCCGGCCGCGATTTTCTGCCGGTGCTGTTCATGATTGGCGCCTGGGGGCGCCAATACCGGGGCGGCGGCAAGCTGACGCGTTTCTTCGACGCGGAAACCGGCACCGAAATCAAGGCCGTCGCCGTGGATGAGGTCACCGGGGCGAAGATCGGGACCCGCCCCATGCGCATGGTCACGCCGGACGAAAGCTGACCCCGCCCGCCGCAAGCCGGGGCTGGATATGCTGGCCTTCGTGCCGATCCGCTTTGACGCGCACGGCGGCAACGAGCCGAACGCGTTCGAGGCGGCGATGTGCGCGCAGCCGCAGGTACTGTCCTGTCACAAGATCACCGGCGACGCCGATTAGCTGCCGCAGGTGGCGGCCTGTCGCCGGATGTCGACATCGAGTTTGTCGAGAACGTGCTGCGGCAGATGCCGGAGGTGGCATCCATCCACGCCCGCCGGGCGCTGCGCGAGGTGAAGGCCGGCAGCCGCCTGCTGGTGTCGCCGCCGCGGGCGTGAAAAGGTTGGCCGCAAGCGGGGCAGGCTTGCGGCCAACCTTGTTGCTTGCTGGGGGCAGCCGCCTAGCGTGGCGGTGCAGGACTGCAGGTCGGTCAAAGTGGCTTGCCGCAGCGTCGTGACGCAAAAGACAAACAGCCCTTAACCATCAGGCTTTCTTGTGCGGATGTTCTCTCAGAAACTCGCAGAGAGAGGCCGTAGTCCGAGTGCTTGGATTGAGCTATATCTTGGTCAATAGCCAAAGAATCATCCGCTTGCGCGGACCTTCCTTGACACGATGAACCAGATTGGGAGGGCATGGGATCATGTTCAACAAGGATCGTTTTATCCAGGATTGTTTGGGCGCGCTTTCCGGGGGCCATGAGGCGATTAGTGAGCTGGTGGCCGAAGTGGTTTCGGATGGCACGGGTATCATGGCCGAGCTTGGCGAGCCGGAACATGCCGGACTTACGCCGCTATTCAGATCGCCCGACCTTACCGTCATCAGCTTTGTCTGGGCGCCGTGCATGAGCCTGATGCCGCACAATCACCAAATGTTTTCGGTGGTCGGTATCTATACAGGGCGCGAGGACAACGTCTTCTGGAAGCGGACGGGCACGACGATCGCGGCAGTCGGTGCCAAGTCGCTGGGTGCTGGAGATGTTGCCACGCTCGACCGCGACGTCATCCACTCAGTGCTGAATCCGATAGGGAAGATGACTTGTGCGCTACACGTTTATGGCGGTGATTTCTTCGCGCCCCCCGTACCGCGTAGTGAGTGGGACCACGAAACGCTCATCGAACAGCCATGGAACGTTGAGCACGCAAAGTCGCTATTTCGGGAGGCTGAGGCGCGCTTTCGTGCACACCCCGGGTAGCCAGGTGAGCTGGCTACTCCAGGCACCTCGAAATGCGCAACATGCCGTTTTCCCGCGGATTCCATTTATGGCACTGACACGACTACAAGGTCTTCAACACTTGGGCTCTTGAGGCCTCTGCAACGAAGGGTCGGGTCTCGTATCGGCCCATCGCAATGAAGAATTCGCGGCTTCCCAAGAGTCAAAAAGGCGAGCGACACGGCACGCACTCCCTGTCCGGCAGGTCGCTCAAGCAGCCATCCAGATGGCTGTCCTGTCTATCTCCAGAAGGCTGGTTCCCGGCCGATCTCCTTCACTCACTTTCCCGTCGCCCACTATTTCAACGCAGCATGCAAATGCTAACCGTCCGCTGTGCAATTGGCTGCCCAGCGGCGCATGACCCGCGCACCAGCCACCTGCGGCCAACCTTGGCCACTTTTCACCAGCACCACACATGATAAAGCCCGGCCGCCGGGGCCGGGCTTGCTGCGGCCCGCGACTGTCTATTCCACGATCAGGCGCTTGCCGTTGCCGCTGCTGTGCTTCTTCGGCAGCGTCAGTGTCAGCACGCCGTTTTCGTACTTGGCGCTGGCGCCGTCGCGGTCCAGATCGGACGGTAGCTGCAGGCTGCGCGACACCATGCCGTAGTAGCGTTCGCTGCGCAGGTTCTGTTCATCCTTGCTCTGTTTGTCGAACTGTTTCACTTCGGCCTTGATGGTGAGCTGGGCGCCCTCGATCTCGACGTGGATGTCGTCCTTGGATACGCCGGGTAGCTCGGCCAGTACCGTGAAACCGGTGTCGGTTTCCTTGACGTCGAGCTTGATCTGCGATGGCAGCGCATCGCCGTGCAGGGGCTTGATGAAGAAGCCGTGGCCGCTGAAATCGCGGAACAGGTCGTCAAACAGGGTGCTGCGGGAAGGAAGCAGGCTCATCGTACTCTCCTTGGATAATCAGATGCTTAGGGCGGCCGTGGTGGCTGCTCACCCCCGGTATAGTGCCCGTTGGCGCAAACGACAAGGAGGGCTGGTCGGCCGGCTTGATCTGGCGCAAGCGCCGCCGGCCGCGGCAAAGCGCGGCGATCAGCCGGGGCGGCAGCTGAGGCGCAGGTAGCT
The nucleotide sequence above comes from Vogesella indigofera. Encoded proteins:
- a CDS encoding Lrp/AsnC family transcriptional regulator, with protein sequence MSTNKPRNELDAADRTILRLLQQDGTLSNPRLAEQLSLSVTPCWRRLKRLEDDGYIKDYQANLDRRKLGLDVLAFVQIRFSAHGGNEPNAFEAAMCAQPQVLSCHKITGDADYLLQVVATSLDAYSEFVENVLRQMPGVASIHSSLALREVKAGSRLPV
- a CDS encoding alkene reductase, whose amino-acid sequence is MSSTLFTPTELGRLTLKNRIVMAPLTRSRAPGNLPNELMAQYYRLRAEAGLIITEGTSPSPNGLGYARIPGLFNAEQVQGWQRVTDGVHQAGGRIFVQLMHTGRVSHPANMPPGASVLAPSAVAVPGEMWTDSDGMQPHPVPREMSEVDIAQSIAEYAASAKLAIQAGFDGVELHAANGYLIDQFLNTASNQRQDRWGGSVENRIRFAVEVARATVAAIGAGRVGMRISPYGVFNAQMPDAEMDDVYLRLIDELNALGLLYIHVVDHSAMGAPEVSPKLKARLRAAFNGQYILSGGYDVARAEADLDAQRGDLVAFGRPFISNPDLVAKLKSGQELVAPDFATFYTPGEKGYTDY
- a CDS encoding SDR family NAD(P)-dependent oxidoreductase encodes the protein MNASRKIAVVTGASSGIGAVYADRLARRGYDLLLVARRGDRLQTLATKLEQTYDIKAETLVADLEQEAGLTQLETVLASNPAIRVLVNNAGIARLSPAADAPLQDSLSQIALNITTLTRLTHAVLPAFKARNDGVIINIASALALHALPVSAVYSGTKAFVLNFSRGLQQELANTGVRVQVVLPAATATDLWDISGVPLAALAPDTVMSAEHLVDAALAGFDQGESVTLPSMADTGLWERYDTARAELFTTMQTGQPAPRLLAL
- a CDS encoding NADP-dependent oxidoreductase: MNNQTMKALTFKRYGKSPGIGLAEVPRPTLKGDELLVQVHAASVNPIDNMIPTGMFKPVLHFQLPATLGSDLAGVVTEVGRNVTRFKPGDAVFASIFDLGTGAIAEFAVVPERAAALKPANLDFVQAAAIPMVGLTSWQALKERASLQASQKVFIPAGAGGIGTFAIQLAKHLGATVGTTTSTGNVELVRSLGADEVVDYKQQAFENVLRDYDAVLGTVRGDAIEKSIAILKPGSRIISLIGPLDAAFARAKRLNFVLRFVFGLMSRKIMRLAKQRDVSYSFLFMHPDGAQLTEIGKLLETQRIKPVIDKVFPFEQAKEALEYLAQGRSKGKVVVKML
- a CDS encoding alpha/beta fold hydrolase, with translation MGTNNTGIAPASGASSGIGAATAARPMGKVTWKDVPTRTLAVGGVAFAYRELGPDAGVPVIFLHHLMAVLDDWDPRVIDGIAAQRRVITFDNRGVGASGGSVPHTIEEMGRDAIAFIRALGLQKVDLLGFSLGGGVAQMVALQAPDLVRRIVLAGTGPRGGGGIDKITRIAVTAYLKAALTWSDPRNFLFFPRTPEGKRAAKDYFARLKERIQNRDKPISLQARRAQLQAIRAAGLSAPDDLSVITQPVFVANGDRDLMVDSSHSADMARRLPNARLTIYPDSGHGGVFQHYRAFVPAVLDFLAD
- a CDS encoding winged helix-turn-helix transcriptional regulator, with product MDNENSCDNPCPIARSLAVAGDAWSILILRDAHAGLTRFDQFRKSLGIAPTMLTRRLAALTEEGLLEKRRYSEHPPREEYLLTAAGRDFLPVLFMIGAWGRQYRGGGKLTRFFDAETGTEIKAVAVDEVTGAKIGTRPMRMVTPDES
- a CDS encoding Lrp/AsnC ligand binding domain-containing protein, which produces MLAFVPIRFDAHGGNEPNAFEAAMCAQPQVLSCHKITGDAD
- a CDS encoding Hsp20/alpha crystallin family protein, with the protein product MSLLPSRSTLFDDLFRDFSGHGFFIKPLHGDALPSQIKLDVKETDTGFTVLAELPGVSKDDIHVEIEGAQLTIKAEVKQFDKQSKDEQNLRSERYYGMVSRSLQLPSDLDRDGASAKYENGVLTLTLPKKHSSGNGKRLIVE